From one Triticum aestivum cultivar Chinese Spring chromosome 4B, IWGSC CS RefSeq v2.1, whole genome shotgun sequence genomic stretch:
- the LOC123094554 gene encoding translation initiation factor IF-2, whose amino-acid sequence MRAASPDPPVKLLSTPMAFTDAGNGVLASGSDGPCPDPPHSAPRRSSTTSPELPPVAPASPASRCSPPLCVDRAGQLRGLPAAPGPTRFLSEPGQEPMFR is encoded by the exons ATGCGCGCCGcctcgccg GATCCGCCCGTGAAGCTCCTCTCGACGCCGATGGCCTTCACCGATGCCGGGAACGGAGTCCTCGCGTCCGGATCTGACGGCCCCTGTCCAGATCCACCCCATTCCGCGCCTCGCCGGTCCTCCAcgacctcgccggagctccctCCCGTTGCCCCTGCATCCCCTGCTTCTCGGTGCTCGCCGCCCCTGTGCGTTGACCGCGCTGGCCAGCTGCGTGGGCTGCCAGCCGCGCCAGGCCCAACGCGCTTCCTCTCCGAaccgggccaagagcccatg tttcggtaa